The Sesamum indicum cultivar Zhongzhi No. 13 linkage group LG6, S_indicum_v1.0, whole genome shotgun sequence genome has a segment encoding these proteins:
- the LOC105163385 gene encoding histone H1 isoform X2 → MATTEEPVLVTEPEAEQPVTEEPAKEENPPPKATKSKKAAAPKEPKTKKVPAPRKRNAPTHPPYFEMIQEAIVTLKDRTGSSQYAITKFIEDKQKNLPPNFRKLLLVQLKKLVANGKLVKVKSSFKLPSARSSKPAAAAAASPAKKKSVPAAKPKPKPKAAVSKDKKATVSKAKPKAKAAAAKPKASAAAKPKPAAKAKPAAKTKPAAKAKAVAPAKAKAAPKRKAPEKPKAEKKPPAKAAKTSTRSTPARKAAATAAAKKAPATKKATPAKKPAAKSVKPKTVKSPAKKAGAKKGRK, encoded by the exons ATGGCCACCACTGAAGAGCCAGTTCTCGTCACTGAGCCTGAGGCAGAGCAGCCGGTCACCGAGGAGCCTGCCAAGGAAGAAAATCCTCCGCCTAAAGCcaccaaatccaagaaagccGCCGCTCCCAAAGAACCCAAGACGAAAAAGGTCCCTGCGCCCAGAAAGAGGAATGCACCTACTCACCCCCCTTACTTCGAG ATGATTCAGGAGGCGATCGTTACTCTGAAGGATAGGACGGGATCGAGTCAATATGCCATTACGAAGTTTATTGAGGATAAGCAGAAGAATCTGCCACCCAATTTCAGGAAGCTTTTGCTTGTTCAGTTGAAGAAGCTGGTTGCCAATGGTAAGCTTGTCAAAGTCAAGAGTTCGTTCAAGCTGCCATCTGCCCGTTCTTCCAAACCtgcagctgctgctgctgcttcgCCGGCTAAGAAGAAGTCGGTTCCTGCGGCGAAGCCGAAGCCGAAGCCCAAGGCTGCTGTTAGCAAGGATAAGAAGGCAACCGTCTCAAAAGCCAAGCCGAAAGCTAAGGCGGCCGCCGCCAAACCTAAGGCGTCCGCCGCTGCGAAACCTAAGCCCGCGGCGAAGGCGAAGCCAGCTGCCAAAACTAAGCCGGCTGCTAAGGCAAAGGCTGTGGCTCCTGCTAAGGCCAAGGCGGCGCCGAAGAGGAAGGCTCCAGAAAAGCCAAAGGCAGAGAAGAAACCGCCAGCTAAAGCAGCAAAGACGTCGACGAG GTCAACTCCAGCAAGGAAGGCGGCGGCGACGGCGGCGGCAAAGAAAGCTCCCGCGACGAAGAAGGCGACACCCGCCAAGAAGCCTGCGGCGAAGAGCGTTAAGCCAAAAACGGTTAAGTCTCCGGCGAAGAAGGCTGGGGCGAAGAAGGGGAGGAAGTAG
- the LOC105163385 gene encoding histone H1 isoform X1, whose amino-acid sequence MATTEEPVLVTEPEAEQPVTEEPAKEENPPPKATKSKKAAAPKEPKTKKVPAPRKRNAPTHPPYFEMIQEAIVTLKDRTGSSQYAITKFIEDKQKNLPPNFRKLLLVQLKKLVANGKLVKVKSSFKLPSARSSKPAAAAAASPAKKKSVPAAKPKPKPKAAVSKDKKATVSKAKPKAKAAAAKPKASAAAKPKPAAKAKPAAKTKPAAKAKAVAPAKAKAAPKRKAPEKPKAEKKPPAKAAKTSTRSTPARKAAATAAAKKAPATKKATPAKKPAAKSVKPKTVKSPAKKAGAKKGRK is encoded by the exons ATGGCCACCACTGAAGAGCCAGTTCTCGTCACTGAGCCTGAGGCAGAGCAGCCGGTCACCGAGGAGCCTGCCAAGGAAGAAAATCCTCCGCCTAAAGCcaccaaatccaagaaagccGCCGCTCCCAAAGAACCCAAGACGAAAAAGGTCCCTGCGCCCAGAAAGAGGAATGCACCTACTCACCCCCCTTACTTCGAG ATGATTCAGGAGGCGATCGTTACTCTGAAGGATAGGACGGGATCGAGTCAATATGCCATTACGAAGTTTATTGAGGATAAGCAGAAGAATCTGCCACCCAATTTCAGGAAGCTTTTGCTTGTTCAGTTGAAGAAGCTGGTTGCCAATGGTAAGCTTGTCAAAGTCAAGAGTTCGTTCAAGCTGCCATCTGCCCGTTCTTCCAAACCtgcagctgctgctgctgcttcgCCGGCTAAGAAGAAGTCGGTTCCTGCGGCGAAGCCGAAGCCGAAGCCCAAG GCTGCTGTTAGCAAGGATAAGAAGGCAACCGTCTCAAAAGCCAAGCCGAAAGCTAAGGCGGCCGCCGCTAAACCTAAGGCGTCCGCCGCTGCGAAACCTAAGCCCGCGGCGAAGGCGAAGCCAGCTGCCAAAACTAAGCCGGCTGCTAAGGCAAAGGCTGTGGCTCCTGCTAAGGCCAAGGCGGCGCCGAAGAGGAAGGCTCCAGAAAAGCCAAAGGCAGAGAAGAAACCGCCAGCTAAAGCAGCAAAGACGTCGACGAGGTCAACTCCAGCAAGGAAGGCGGCGGCGACGGCGGCGGCAAAGAAAGCTCCCGCGACGAAGAAGGCGACACCCGCCAAGAAGCCTGCGGCGAAGAGCGTTAAGCCAAAAACGGTTAAGTCTCCGGCGAAGAAGGCTGGGGCGAAGAAGGGGAGGAAGTAG